The following are encoded in a window of Paenibacillaceae bacterium GAS479 genomic DNA:
- a CDS encoding transcriptional regulator, AraC family, whose protein sequence is MFLPQPLPEFVDHTYWDQKKQFQLASDQYTNWVLFAVEKGSFRFKIGSLSGIAQFAEAVLCPPGMIFNREVLDPVSFHFLTFRNTQPADLTGAPALQSPLKLTFRDKQRLFNTLHQLHGCAAATAAPEAGRAWAAHLLADLLQQYAWESSQPIQQQPGQDSSGEPLLRQARLRIEETACRELSLGELARELGLSPVQLSRRFKARYGLSPSALQQSIRLQKARSLLTETSLTLEKIAEECGYESGFYLSRLFKKQVGSSPSEYRSRFRI, encoded by the coding sequence ATGTTTCTTCCGCAACCGCTTCCAGAATTTGTTGACCATACGTACTGGGATCAAAAAAAACAGTTTCAACTAGCTTCGGACCAATATACGAACTGGGTGTTATTTGCCGTGGAGAAAGGCAGCTTTCGCTTCAAAATTGGCAGTCTCAGCGGGATCGCCCAATTTGCCGAGGCCGTGCTCTGTCCTCCTGGCATGATTTTCAATCGGGAGGTATTGGACCCGGTCAGCTTTCATTTTTTGACTTTCAGAAATACACAACCTGCGGACTTAACTGGTGCGCCTGCATTGCAGTCGCCTTTAAAGCTGACGTTTCGGGATAAACAACGGCTGTTTAACACGCTCCATCAGCTGCATGGTTGTGCAGCTGCAACGGCAGCGCCGGAAGCCGGGCGAGCTTGGGCCGCGCATTTGCTTGCGGATTTGCTGCAGCAGTATGCCTGGGAAAGCTCGCAGCCGATCCAGCAGCAGCCTGGACAGGACAGCAGCGGAGAACCGCTGCTGCGGCAGGCCCGGCTCCGCATCGAGGAGACGGCTTGCCGCGAGCTCAGCCTGGGCGAGCTCGCCCGCGAGCTAGGTCTGTCGCCAGTCCAGCTTTCCCGGCGCTTTAAAGCACGGTATGGCTTATCGCCTTCTGCGCTCCAGCAGTCCATTCGACTGCAAAAAGCCCGCTCTCTTTTAACCGAAACCTCCTTAACTCTGGAGAAAATAGCCGAGGAATGCGGATATGAAAGCGGGTTTTATTTAAGTCGCCTGTTCAAGAAACAGGTCGGGTCTAGTCCGTCGGAGTACCGCAGCCGGTTCCGGATTTGA
- a CDS encoding Signal transduction histidine kinase — MDIKYGMSILLFIATALMLFVSFLSYRKRRLPVARTMMLIMLAAAFYAFGYGLEVLSRTLGGVKLALQIQYIGIPFVSTLWLYQVIQFTGTAARYRKGLVLLLFGIPAIVFLLHLTNDWHHLVYKRYFLNEASSLSLYNTVKGPWYKIHAAYNYFVLITGITLFIPMYIRALPIVRKQIWVLLLGAIAPMLLNLILWTGTSIDFTPFGFAISGVAYAWGILRFNLLRLTPLAMARVFETIRDGVILLDYDNGIVSYNGAAEGVMPELARNKRYPAPAAEVLPDSPELLQRIGAEGASEERFSFSRKLGIRQMYYTCSLSLIYDNGKLPIGKILMFNDITELKESEARLRENARQLSELNAFKDKLFTIVAHDIRDPIALLVSLTELLEDELSAVADAEHTEIVRELKGQVQSTFQLVENLLDWYRSQNGRVIFHPQSWNMRQVVRQALSLAGTKAAMKDIVLAEQIDEHAEVAVQADKEMLDLILRNLLSNAIKYTGIGGRINVTVERKGGMIVVSVRDNGVGIDDLTAELLRLEEPILKAPVAGDDAADTRFGLALTREFVRIQGGTLWFVSEPGVGTVFYFSLPEAAGHNE, encoded by the coding sequence GTGGACATTAAATATGGAATGTCAATTTTACTTTTTATCGCCACTGCTCTGATGTTATTTGTCTCTTTCCTGTCCTATCGGAAGCGTCGGTTGCCCGTTGCCAGAACGATGATGCTCATTATGCTGGCAGCCGCTTTTTATGCGTTTGGATACGGGTTAGAAGTACTGAGCAGGACTCTTGGCGGAGTCAAGCTAGCGCTGCAGATTCAATATATCGGAATTCCTTTTGTAAGCACGCTGTGGCTGTATCAGGTCATTCAATTCACCGGCACGGCTGCACGTTATCGCAAAGGGCTGGTTTTACTGCTTTTTGGCATCCCCGCAATCGTATTTCTTCTTCATCTGACCAATGATTGGCATCATCTCGTATATAAGCGGTATTTCCTGAATGAGGCATCTTCCTTGTCTTTGTACAACACGGTGAAAGGGCCGTGGTACAAAATTCATGCTGCGTACAATTACTTCGTGTTAATAACCGGTATCACGCTGTTTATCCCGATGTACATCCGGGCGCTGCCGATTGTGCGTAAGCAAATTTGGGTGCTACTGCTCGGCGCGATTGCACCGATGCTGCTCAACCTGATCCTGTGGACGGGGACGAGCATTGATTTTACGCCGTTTGGATTTGCAATATCCGGAGTTGCGTATGCCTGGGGCATTTTGCGCTTCAATTTACTGCGCTTGACGCCGCTTGCCATGGCTCGTGTATTCGAGACGATTCGGGACGGCGTTATTTTGCTGGATTACGACAATGGGATCGTCAGTTATAACGGGGCGGCGGAAGGGGTCATGCCGGAGCTTGCACGGAATAAAAGGTACCCGGCTCCCGCGGCGGAAGTGCTGCCGGACAGTCCGGAGCTGCTCCAGCGGATCGGCGCGGAGGGCGCCTCTGAGGAACGCTTTTCGTTCAGCCGCAAATTGGGGATCAGGCAGATGTATTATACATGCAGTCTGTCTCTCATTTATGATAATGGAAAATTACCTATCGGTAAAATTCTTATGTTCAACGATATTACGGAGCTGAAGGAGAGCGAGGCCCGACTGCGTGAGAACGCCCGGCAGCTGTCCGAGCTGAACGCGTTCAAGGACAAGCTGTTCACGATTGTTGCTCACGACATCCGCGATCCTATCGCGCTGCTGGTCAGCCTGACGGAGCTGCTGGAGGATGAGCTGTCAGCCGTCGCAGATGCCGAGCATACGGAAATCGTCCGGGAGCTGAAAGGCCAGGTGCAGAGCACGTTCCAGTTGGTAGAGAATTTACTAGACTGGTACCGCAGCCAGAACGGAAGGGTGATCTTCCATCCGCAGAGCTGGAATATGCGTCAGGTTGTGCGTCAAGCTTTGTCGCTGGCGGGAACAAAAGCCGCTATGAAGGATATTGTTTTAGCGGAACAGATAGATGAACATGCAGAGGTTGCGGTGCAAGCTGACAAAGAGATGCTTGATCTTATTTTGCGCAATCTGCTGTCCAACGCAATTAAATATACCGGTATCGGAGGCCGCATCAACGTCACCGTTGAGCGCAAGGGCGGTATGATTGTTGTATCCGTTCGTGACAATGGCGTCGGAATTGACGATCTTACGGCAGAGCTGCTTCGTTTAGAGGAGCCGATTCTAAAAGCTCCCGTTGCTGGAGACGATGCCGCTGATACGAGGTTTGGTCTAGCTTTGACCCGCGAATTTGTCCGCATTCAAGGCGGCACGCTGTGGTTCGTGAGCGAACCTGGCGTAGGCACTGTCTTTTACTTCTCTTTGCCGGAGGCGGCAGGGCATAACGAATAA
- a CDS encoding response regulator receiver and SARP domain protein has product MKVILIDDERAMHLIMSKMLQKLPGIEISGAFTDTQSAARFLKENPDVELAFVDLSMPGETGMEFAARMEAVGCPTQLVFVTSHKEYALEAYDLSVLDYIVKPVTQERLQRAISRATKHRRAPSQAEEPAKESGGGTGRTGSPTVVLTMLGDIAVSTGAGRVKWISRKCTELFAYLLLHRGKRIPRFRLVADIFAGTGADSYLNTTVYQLRKSLEPLGLRDALRSENDGYALELGNEPITDYLEFERQTRELRSIHEGNVEAALLVERLYTGELFGDRAYVWAVHETERYSAMHASFVLKLAEALIAMNDMTAASRLLLKLNERNPLDESAVRLLMAIHARSSDKKGLNAIYTGYVRLLGRELGIRPPNELILFFESLVKYVSEKQRSSG; this is encoded by the coding sequence ATGAAGGTTATTCTAATTGACGATGAGCGGGCGATGCATCTCATTATGAGCAAGATGCTGCAGAAGCTTCCGGGAATTGAGATAAGCGGCGCATTTACGGATACGCAGTCTGCTGCTAGGTTTTTGAAGGAGAATCCCGATGTGGAGCTGGCGTTTGTGGATCTATCCATGCCGGGCGAAACGGGAATGGAGTTCGCAGCACGCATGGAGGCGGTCGGTTGTCCGACACAACTCGTATTCGTCACCTCGCACAAGGAATACGCATTGGAAGCCTATGATTTATCCGTGCTGGACTATATCGTGAAGCCGGTTACTCAGGAAAGATTGCAGCGTGCGATCAGCCGCGCGACCAAGCATCGGCGGGCTCCATCCCAAGCGGAGGAACCGGCGAAGGAATCCGGTGGGGGGACTGGCCGGACTGGCTCACCAACCGTTGTATTGACCATGCTTGGAGACATCGCCGTGAGCACTGGTGCCGGTCGCGTCAAATGGATTTCCCGCAAATGTACGGAGTTATTTGCCTACTTGCTGCTGCATCGTGGGAAGAGAATTCCCCGTTTTAGACTCGTAGCGGATATTTTTGCAGGAACAGGAGCGGACAGTTATCTCAATACGACCGTTTACCAGCTGCGAAAGTCGCTTGAGCCGCTGGGGCTGCGGGATGCGCTGCGCTCGGAAAACGACGGCTACGCGCTAGAACTTGGGAACGAGCCGATAACGGATTATTTGGAATTCGAAAGGCAAACAAGGGAGCTGCGCAGCATTCACGAGGGCAATGTCGAGGCTGCGCTGCTGGTTGAACGGCTGTATACCGGGGAGCTTTTTGGAGATAGAGCCTATGTGTGGGCCGTCCACGAAACCGAGCGTTACTCGGCTATGCACGCTTCCTTTGTGCTCAAGCTTGCGGAAGCGCTCATTGCGATGAACGATATGACAGCTGCTTCCCGATTGCTGCTCAAGCTGAACGAACGTAATCCGCTTGATGAAAGCGCCGTTCGTCTGCTCATGGCCATTCATGCCCGGAGCAGCGACAAAAAGGGGCTGAATGCAATTTACACCGGTTACGTCCGGCTGCTTGGCCGGGAGCTAGGTATTCGTCCTCCGAATGAACTGATTTTATTTTTCGAATCACTCGTTAAGTATGTATCGGAGAAGCAGCGGAGTAGTGGGTAA
- a CDS encoding Cache domain-containing protein, with translation MRRLMPQTLRWRLFFSFLLLVILPIIGTSFFVFQRFESVLRDQVNAQNLRQMTSVTESMENLLSVAVKTFTLLEQDSVVSNILKRPEEKSSYASLMQTRIMEEKFSSINNSVFIASSYVYFTVLDQRGQIYSSYGPSRALNYRDIKNDKTMDEAFKGSDKLTWRLENGGVNSLYGISVPHLAMYKSLRDGNNQIYAVVRIAADYSSLFRLASINTEPGSRYELATGEGSILISTAKGGAAEAPAWDTTQWEPSGSRQQDEMMVSYSVVPSLGWYLVKSVPTKKLFAEVNGIKQSLLLAMLTIMALFVLMTFFISDTITKPLRLLRKKMSHMADLNLKVKLPPENYHGEMEVFVKGFNLMVTDMEGLISRLKQEERQKEAMRFQALLSQMNPHFLLNTLNTVKWLALGLGDKQIPAACESLGKLVEAGIRLDVDLIHLEHELQLVEHYLFIQQLKYDQAIRYEVELPESLKYALVPKLSLQPLVENSIYHGFAGLNVQGVITIRVSQLREQIVIQVEDDGRGINAQSESGGHKGQGIALQNLRERLSLLFPGKGLLKLEPLAQGTLVTIMVPLLISNPYANGGELYVDGIVG, from the coding sequence ATGAGACGATTGATGCCACAAACGCTTCGCTGGAGGCTGTTTTTTTCCTTTCTCCTCCTCGTTATTTTGCCGATAATAGGAACGAGCTTTTTTGTGTTCCAGCGTTTCGAATCTGTGTTAAGAGACCAAGTGAATGCTCAGAATTTGCGACAAATGACTTCTGTCACCGAATCGATGGAAAACCTGCTCAGTGTTGCAGTGAAAACATTCACGCTGCTTGAGCAGGATTCCGTCGTTAGTAATATTCTCAAGCGGCCGGAGGAGAAATCCTCTTACGCTTCGCTTATGCAAACTCGAATTATGGAAGAGAAATTCAGTTCTATTAATAACAGCGTTTTCATTGCCAGTTCCTATGTTTACTTTACGGTGCTGGATCAGAGGGGCCAAATCTACAGCTCTTATGGGCCGTCGCGCGCGCTAAATTACAGGGATATAAAAAATGACAAAACGATGGATGAGGCTTTCAAAGGAAGTGACAAATTAACGTGGAGACTGGAAAACGGTGGAGTGAATTCCCTTTACGGAATTTCGGTGCCTCATTTGGCCATGTACAAAAGCCTCAGAGACGGGAACAACCAGATTTACGCGGTGGTGCGGATTGCGGCAGATTATTCAAGTTTGTTTCGCCTTGCGTCCATTAACACGGAGCCGGGATCGCGGTATGAGCTGGCCACGGGCGAAGGCTCGATCCTAATTAGTACGGCAAAGGGAGGAGCAGCGGAAGCTCCTGCATGGGATACAACACAGTGGGAGCCATCGGGATCGAGGCAGCAGGATGAGATGATGGTGAGTTACTCTGTAGTGCCGAGCCTGGGCTGGTATTTGGTGAAAAGTGTGCCGACAAAAAAGCTGTTTGCAGAAGTTAACGGGATCAAGCAAAGTCTTCTCCTGGCGATGCTCACCATTATGGCGCTTTTTGTACTGATGACCTTTTTTATATCCGATACGATTACAAAACCGCTGCGTCTACTGCGCAAAAAAATGAGCCATATGGCGGATCTGAACTTGAAAGTTAAACTCCCGCCGGAGAACTATCATGGTGAGATGGAGGTTTTTGTAAAAGGCTTCAACCTGATGGTAACGGATATGGAAGGACTTATATCACGATTGAAGCAGGAAGAGCGGCAGAAGGAAGCGATGCGTTTTCAGGCTCTCCTTTCGCAGATGAACCCGCATTTTCTGTTGAACACGCTCAACACAGTGAAGTGGCTTGCGCTAGGACTTGGCGATAAACAGATCCCGGCAGCTTGTGAATCGCTGGGCAAGCTTGTCGAGGCCGGAATTCGCTTGGACGTGGATCTCATCCATCTGGAGCATGAGCTTCAATTGGTGGAGCATTATTTGTTTATTCAACAGCTCAAATACGATCAGGCCATTCGTTATGAAGTCGAACTGCCTGAATCGCTGAAGTATGCGTTAGTACCGAAGCTGAGCCTGCAACCCTTGGTGGAAAACAGTATTTACCATGGCTTTGCCGGACTGAATGTTCAAGGAGTCATTACGATACGAGTGTCGCAGCTGAGAGAGCAAATTGTCATTCAAGTGGAGGATGATGGACGGGGGATAAACGCTCAATCCGAATCCGGCGGCCACAAGGGGCAGGGAATTGCTTTGCAGAACTTGAGGGAGCGGCTATCGCTGTTGTTCCCTGGGAAAGGCTTGCTGAAGCTGGAGCCTCTCGCTCAAGGAACTCTTGTTACGATCATGGTTCCGCTGCTAATATCCAATCCTTATGCCAATGGAGGAGAGCTGTATGTGGACGGTATTGTTGGTTGA
- a CDS encoding FAD dependent oxidoreductase: MRTETFQCDVTVVGGGLAGVCAAVAAARLGQKVALVQNRPVLGGNSSSEVRVWVCGATAHGNNRYARETGIMGEMFVENQYRNPDGNPYLWDLVVLETVLAESNITLFLNTDVHEAEAEGPAEHRKILSVTGWMAGSERKITYKSPVYIDCTGDGLVGFLAGAGFKIGREAKSEFNEDWAPEVPDGITLGSTILFYTKDVGHPVKFVAPSFARDIENTTIPMRRVIRSGSNGCDYWWIEFGGELDAVHDNERIRDELWAVVYGIWDYIKNSGKFDDAANMTLEWVGAVPGKREYRRFIGDYTLNQNDIMAQEPFEDRVAFGGWSIDLHPPQGVYATESGSKHLHADGNYHIPFRSLYSSNVSNLLFAGRNISASHVAFGTTRVMATCAVIGEAAGSGAALCVQHSVTPRELHANHLTELQQTMLRQDASIIGLRSRDEGDLALGAKVTASSTYRSIAVEQSAGSHVLDKSAGILFPVEPALEGFELLVDADAATTLTVELWDTGRGENYVPANLLQSIDVSLQPGEKQWVSIPLQWQPQEAQNAFVIIRKNSSVSLHAADRNLSGVLAFNQSFEPVVAVELEERSSEKLVQQWTMNGARRSPWCFRAKGVSGAYAPDKAVGGYIRPYGGPNQWMSEELSGGPQWLELAWDTPQPVSEVHVTFNDDVNEDLINLHHHRTDFEIIPELAKKYVIEGSDGSEWKLIAEESDNRKRKHVYRLAEKTDLQRLRLTVLETNGSSFAELIDIRAY, encoded by the coding sequence GTGAGAACAGAAACCTTTCAATGTGATGTAACGGTCGTCGGCGGTGGTCTGGCAGGTGTCTGCGCAGCGGTTGCGGCGGCAAGGCTTGGCCAGAAAGTGGCGCTAGTCCAAAATCGCCCGGTACTCGGTGGCAATTCCAGCAGCGAGGTACGGGTATGGGTATGCGGCGCTACGGCGCATGGCAATAACCGTTATGCTCGTGAAACAGGCATTATGGGCGAAATGTTCGTTGAGAACCAGTACCGCAATCCAGACGGCAACCCTTATTTGTGGGATCTGGTCGTGCTGGAAACTGTGCTTGCTGAAAGCAATATTACGCTCTTTTTAAATACAGATGTGCACGAAGCAGAGGCGGAAGGTCCTGCCGAGCATCGCAAAATCCTGTCCGTAACCGGCTGGATGGCAGGCTCTGAACGCAAAATCACATACAAGAGCCCGGTTTACATTGATTGTACGGGTGACGGCCTGGTCGGCTTCCTGGCCGGAGCAGGCTTCAAAATCGGCCGTGAGGCAAAATCCGAATTTAACGAAGACTGGGCACCGGAAGTTCCGGACGGAATTACGCTTGGCAGCACTATTCTGTTCTATACGAAAGATGTTGGCCATCCCGTAAAATTCGTAGCGCCTTCCTTCGCCCGCGATATCGAAAACACGACGATTCCAATGCGCCGGGTCATTCGCAGCGGATCTAACGGCTGTGACTACTGGTGGATTGAGTTCGGCGGCGAGCTGGACGCGGTCCATGACAATGAGCGTATTCGCGACGAGCTATGGGCTGTTGTATACGGTATCTGGGATTATATTAAAAACTCCGGCAAATTCGATGATGCAGCAAACATGACATTGGAGTGGGTTGGCGCCGTTCCGGGCAAACGCGAATACCGCCGTTTTATCGGTGACTATACGCTCAATCAGAACGATATAATGGCGCAAGAGCCGTTTGAAGACCGGGTTGCGTTCGGCGGCTGGTCAATCGACCTGCACCCACCGCAAGGCGTTTATGCAACCGAGAGCGGCTCCAAACATCTGCATGCGGACGGCAACTATCATATCCCGTTCCGCTCCCTTTATTCTTCCAACGTCAGCAATCTGCTGTTTGCCGGCCGCAACATCAGCGCCTCCCATGTTGCTTTCGGTACAACCCGCGTTATGGCGACTTGTGCCGTTATCGGCGAGGCAGCCGGATCAGGCGCGGCGCTCTGTGTGCAGCACTCTGTTACACCACGCGAGCTGCATGCCAATCATCTGACGGAGCTGCAGCAGACGATGCTGCGCCAGGATGCTTCCATTATCGGTCTTCGCAGCAGAGACGAGGGAGATTTGGCGCTCGGCGCCAAAGTAACAGCTTCCAGCACGTACCGCTCCATTGCCGTGGAGCAATCCGCCGGCAGTCATGTGCTCGACAAGTCCGCAGGTATTCTGTTCCCGGTTGAACCGGCCTTGGAAGGCTTCGAGCTGCTGGTAGACGCGGATGCAGCGACCACTTTGACTGTAGAGCTTTGGGATACGGGCCGTGGAGAGAACTATGTGCCGGCCAATCTTTTGCAATCTATAGACGTAAGCCTGCAGCCTGGTGAAAAACAGTGGGTGAGTATTCCGCTGCAATGGCAGCCTCAGGAAGCCCAAAACGCATTTGTCATCATTCGCAAAAATTCATCTGTTAGCCTGCATGCGGCAGATCGGAACCTGAGCGGCGTTCTGGCGTTTAATCAATCGTTTGAACCTGTGGTTGCCGTGGAGCTGGAGGAGCGCAGTTCGGAGAAGCTGGTGCAGCAATGGACGATGAATGGAGCAAGACGCAGCCCATGGTGCTTCCGCGCCAAAGGTGTTAGCGGGGCGTACGCTCCTGACAAAGCGGTTGGTGGGTATATCAGACCATACGGCGGTCCGAACCAATGGATGTCTGAGGAACTTAGCGGTGGTCCGCAGTGGCTGGAACTGGCTTGGGATACGCCGCAGCCTGTATCCGAAGTTCATGTGACCTTCAACGATGATGTAAACGAAGACCTGATCAACCTGCATCACCACCGCACCGATTTTGAAATCATTCCGGAGCTGGCGAAAAAATACGTCATCGAAGGAAGCGACGGCTCGGAATGGAAGCTGATCGCTGAGGAATCCGACAACCGTAAACGGAAGCATGTGTACCGATTGGCTGAAAAAACCGATCTTCAGCGTCTGCGGCTGACGGTTCTGGAAACAAACGGAAGCTCGTTTGCGGAGCTAATTGATATTCGAGCCTATTAA